In Setaria viridis chromosome 5, Setaria_viridis_v4.0, whole genome shotgun sequence, the genomic stretch AGCGGGACTGGTCCGGCGGGTGTGTCCGGAACACCAACCTAagctgcgacggcggcggcggcggcggcgacgggttcTGGGTGGTGAACCGGATGAAGCTGCCGCAGGCGACGGACGCGACGGTGTACGCCGGCATGACGCTGGACCAGTGCAGGCAGGCGTGCCTCGGCAACTGCAGCTGCGGGGCGTACGCCGCCGCCAACAACAgcggcggggtcggcgtcggCTGCGTCCTCTGGACCGTCGACCTGCTGGACATGCGGCAGTACCCGATCGTCGTGCAGGACGTGTACATTCGGCTCGCGCAGTCCGACATCGACGCCCTGAAGGCCGCAGCAGCAGGTTCTGGATGGCTTTGATTACAATTCCTCTCGATCCTGCAGTTTCAAAGTCTTCCACGAAATTCACAATTTTTTGGTTGTTTATTACGTACTGTATGATCTTAGTTAGGTGTACTAAAATATAGAGCCTTGGCTTCCAATGTTACACCGGCTGTTCTCCTCACGCTTGAGACTTGACCATTTCTTGCATTGGTTCCAGATAACCACGAGCGCTCACACAAGGGCAAGCtgatcatcatcgtcgtcgcgACCATTTCCGGTGTGCTTCTCCTGCTAGCAGCGGCTGGCTGCTGTTgtttcttgatgaagaaggggaggagcaAGCGTGAAAGCGACGACATGGCGTCATTGCCGCCGAGCACTACTACTGGAGATTTTGTGCTTCCGTACAGGCCCAGGAGCCAGCCTTCGTTGAGCCCGGGACGGGGTCAGCAGCCTGATGAGGGCTCGGAGGGAATGAGATACGCCGAGAAAGATGTTGACCTTCCATTGTTCGATCTGGAGGTGATCCTGGTCGCCACGGACGACTTCGCGGAGCACAAGAAGGTTGGAGCAGGTGGATTTGGCCCTGTTTACATGGTAAAAACAACAGAAGCAACAGAGTAACTCACAGTAGTAATTTAGCTCGCTGGCTATTGAATGTGATTTCTCATTGACCTCCGTTTGGCGAATCCATGACAGGGAGTTCTTGAGGATGGGCAGCAAGTAGCTGTGAAGAGGTTGAGCCAGGGATCAACGCAAGGGGCGAGGGAGTTCATGAACGAGGTGAAACTGATTGCGAAGCTGCAGCACAGGAACCTTGTAAGGCTGCTCGGCTGCTGCATCGACAACGATGAGAGGATGCTCGTGTACGAGTACATGCACAACCAGAGCTTGGACACGTTCATATTCGGTTAGTTCATCATTTCTACAGGAGCATCTTGAATTCGATGAGGTGAGCATGTAATTTATGTCAGTCCATACACCACGCAGATGAAGCGAAGGGCAGGTTGCTAGTATGGCAGAAACGGTTCGAGATTATTTTGGGGATTGCACGGGGTCTGCAGTATCTGCACGAGGATTCGAGGTTCAGGATCATCCACAGGGACCTGAAGGCTAGCAACGTGTTGCTGGACAGAAACATGGTCCCCAAAATTTCAGACTTTGGCATCGCCAGAATGTTTGGAGGCGATCAGACCACTGTATACACCCGGAAGGTTATCGGAACATAGTGGGTGTTCTTTGCTAACTCTCATGTGTGTTTCAATCTGTTCTGAAATAAAATTGGACTTTTGAGCTGAATCTTCAGACGTTTTGCAGTGGATACATGTCCCCGGAGTACGCAATGGACGGCCTCATCTCGATAAAATCCGACGTCTTCAGCTTCGGCGTCATGGTGCTGGAGATCATCACCGGCAAGAGGAACCGTGGCTCCTACGAACCAGAGCTCGATGTCAACCTCCTAGGATATGTAAGTACTAGCAAAGATTTAGCTcaacttctttttcttcttcctctgaattTGAGTAACCATGCATATTTTTGGTGGATTTCAGGCATGGATGCTGTGGAGAGAAGGGAGAAGCTTGGAGCTGCTGGACGAGGCGTTGGGTGGCAGCTTCCACCACAGCAGGGTGCTGCGGTGCATCCAGGTCGCCCTGCTGTGCGTCGAAGCGCAGCCGAGGAACAGGCCCCTGATGTCGTCGGTGGTGACGATGCTGGCGAGCGAGAACACCGTGCTCCCTGAGCCCAACGAGCCCGGAGTGAACCCTGGAATGAGCACGTCGTCGGACACGGAGTCGTCCCGGACTCGGAGCGCCACCTCCAACTATGTGACGGTGACCAGATTAGAGGCGAGGTAGCTTGGAACTGTACAAATTTTCCGTTGATCTAGTGTTCTGTGAATCGGAGATTGTGTTGAGCATAAGAAtttctgtttgtttgttttttccttttggttGCAGGTCCACTGGTAACTCTCCCCTGTAAAGTTTACAAGTTTGTAAAGATTGTTGCATTGAGAAGCTCCTGAATTCAATTCATTGGGACCGTAATCGGGTCCATATGTTTTTTTCAATCTGTCAGACTGTTGAGATGTTGCGGTCAGTCAGACTGTATCTCTGTAATCCCGTTCCCACAGCCTCAACAAGCTCCCAACATTATCCTAGCGAACCACTCTCGACTCTCCCCTAAGGCCCTAACCACAGCCGTGAGAGCGAGAGCATCGTTTAGAATCGGCTTTCACTGAGCATCCGATGCTGTTACTAATTGAATGCTTAAGCTATCATGTTAATCTTAATGAGACGtgttagaaaataaaattagaaaCATCCGGACACCAATTCGGTATCCACATGATGTATTCTCTTTTCTAAACATCTCTCACGTATGCCAcgaaaataatctaaaataaccaCTATAAACTAAATTATGCACATTTCTAGTTATAAAAATAATCCAAAGTAATAATCTAAAAAGGGTCTACATCAAAATTACCTACGTATATTATTATAAAATATTCTTAAAGAGTAAATTGTATGCACCTTATAACAACTTGTCAGGTGGatgcagattggtccaacaacttgtaaaatgtttAATCTAATACAATAACTTGAAAGGTGGATGTAGATTGGTTCaaaaacttgtaaaatgctcaatttagtgcaataacttggcAAATTGGTCCATCCGGAGTCCAAATGTTGTAACAAGATCAGAATATATTTGCGTCGGAACAAATTATTGAGCATCATTTGACATTGATATTAGTGTCATAATGGTAACGGATTTGACAATGACTGTAACCTTCAATATTTAGGAAATTAATGTTATGTCCTcatatatattaattaattttttatacaataatttaatttgattaagaATATTTCATTTCCTATTCAATATTGATAAGTTCACCTTCACTATTTTTATatgtttgattatatgcatttttgttCAGTAAAAAACCCAAATATGTTAATACATACTAACAatattgagggatatgggtaccccatgagTCCCCACCGATCAGTGTACTGGTCAGTCCTGACAAGTAGGACCGCCCGACCAGAACGTGTGGACCAAGAATGTGAAGATATTTGgagtacaagtcaaggaggccgacCGATTCAAATTAgctcggatattgcgggatccttgttgtaatccgactcagattgcttttcacgtaacaaccgactagatttgattcaaaccgacttataATTCTAGGTCGTTAGCCTAT encodes the following:
- the LOC117857284 gene encoding receptor-like serine/threonine-protein kinase SD1-8 isoform X4, yielding MRARTLSSLLLLASLAAVSFTPSASTDTIYRNTTLTGNQTIVSAGGVYALGFFTPDGAAGRTYLGIWYASIPGPTTVVWVANRQDPVVSPPVALQLTAGGRLVILDGNNDTVWSSAPPAAARNVTARAAAQLLDSGNLVLSADGSGSEQSVAWQSFDYPTDTLLPGMKLGVDARHGITRNITAWRSESDPSPGDVTFKLVLSSGLPQFFLMRGSKRIYTSGPWNGDILTGVPYLKAQDFTFRVVYSADETYYSYFIRDPSLLSRLVVDGAATQLKRFSLNNGAWSSFWYYPTDQCDYYAKCGAFGYCDPDRTPVCGCLPGFVPRSPDQWGQRDWSGGCVRNTNLSCDGGGGGGDGFWVVNRMKLPQATDATVYAGMTLDQCRQACLGNCSCGAYAAANNSGGVGVGCVLWTVDLLDMRQYPIVVQDVYIRLAQSDIDALKAAAADNHERSHKGKLIIIVVATISGVLLLLAAAGCCCFLMKKGRSKRESDDMASLPPSTTTGDFVLPYRPRSQPSLSPGRGQQPDEGSEGMRYAEKDVDLPLFDLEVILVATDDFAEHKKVGAGGFGPVYMGVLEDGQQVAVKRLSQGSTQGAREFMNEVKLIAKLQHRNLVRLLGCCIDNDERMLVYEYMHNQSLDTFIFDEAKGRLLVWQKRFEIILGIARGLQYLHEDSRFRIIHRDLKASNVLLDRNMVPKISDFGIARMFGGDQTTVYTRKVIGT
- the LOC117857284 gene encoding receptor-like serine/threonine-protein kinase SD1-8 isoform X1, with the translated sequence MRARTLSSLLLLASLAAVSFTPSASTDTIYRNTTLTGNQTIVSAGGVYALGFFTPDGAAGRTYLGIWYASIPGPTTVVWVANRQDPVVSPPVALQLTAGGRLVILDGNNDTVWSSAPPAAARNVTARAAAQLLDSGNLVLSADGSGSEQSVAWQSFDYPTDTLLPGMKLGVDARHGITRNITAWRSESDPSPGDVTFKLVLSSGLPQFFLMRGSKRIYTSGPWNGDILTGVPYLKAQDFTFRVVYSADETYYSYFIRDPSLLSRLVVDGAATQLKRFSLNNGAWSSFWYYPTDQCDYYAKCGAFGYCDPDRTPVCGCLPGFVPRSPDQWGQRDWSGGCVRNTNLSCDGGGGGGDGFWVVNRMKLPQATDATVYAGMTLDQCRQACLGNCSCGAYAAANNSGGVGVGCVLWTVDLLDMRQYPIVVQDVYIRLAQSDIDALKAAAADNHERSHKGKLIIIVVATISGVLLLLAAAGCCCFLMKKGRSKRESDDMASLPPSTTTGDFVLPYRPRSQPSLSPGRGQQPDEGSEGMRYAEKDVDLPLFDLEVILVATDDFAEHKKVGAGGFGPVYMGVLEDGQQVAVKRLSQGSTQGAREFMNEVKLIAKLQHRNLVRLLGCCIDNDERMLVYEYMHNQSLDTFIFDEAKGRLLVWQKRFEIILGIARGLQYLHEDSRFRIIHRDLKASNVLLDRNMVPKISDFGIARMFGGDQTTVYTRKVIGTYGYMSPEYAMDGLISIKSDVFSFGVMVLEIITGKRNRGSYEPELDVNLLGYAWMLWREGRSLELLDEALGGSFHHSRVLRCIQVALLCVEAQPRNRPLMSSVVTMLASENTVLPEPNEPGVNPGMSTSSDTESSRTRSATSNYVTVTRLEARSTGNSPL
- the LOC117857284 gene encoding receptor-like serine/threonine-protein kinase SD1-6 isoform X5; its protein translation is MSPEYAMDGLISIKSDVFSFGVMVLEIITGKRNRGSYEPELDVNLLGYAWMLWREGRSLELLDEALGGSFHHSRVLRCIQVALLCVEAQPRNRPLMSSVVTMLASENTVLPEPNEPGVNPGMSTSSDTESSRTRSATSNYVTVTRLEARSTGNSPL